A single Natrinema pellirubrum DSM 15624 DNA region contains:
- a CDS encoding DUF7563 family protein, translating into MESSTAGARCRNCGTHVTQQFARVFGDNGDVVHGCPSCTTYREMQSGGHLPGD; encoded by the coding sequence ATGGAATCGTCGACAGCCGGCGCTCGCTGTCGAAACTGCGGGACACACGTCACACAGCAGTTCGCTCGCGTCTTCGGCGATAACGGCGACGTCGTCCACGGCTGTCCGTCCTGTACCACCTATCGCGAGATGCAGTCCGGCGGCCACCTCCCCGGCGACTGA
- a CDS encoding DUF7344 domain-containing protein: MSVQTNRADPLAESEVFHILGNDRRRAIVQLLAEDGGQIDVSDVATEIAATESDTTPVPNNLYKSVYVSLQQTHLPQLEEDDVIEYDSDAKTIQPGRHFAEVLQYVDGHADDHSRVLQLHLGCCLLGLAIIALVGLGLPVVSALDPILSSVLVLLVVGASSLYQLLA, translated from the coding sequence ATGTCAGTTCAAACGAACCGAGCTGACCCGTTGGCGGAGAGCGAAGTGTTTCACATCCTCGGCAACGACAGGCGACGAGCGATCGTCCAGTTGCTCGCCGAGGACGGCGGACAGATCGATGTCTCCGATGTCGCGACCGAAATCGCCGCGACCGAATCCGACACGACCCCGGTCCCGAACAACCTCTACAAGAGCGTCTACGTCTCCCTCCAACAGACGCATCTCCCCCAACTCGAGGAAGACGACGTGATCGAGTATGACTCCGACGCGAAGACGATCCAGCCCGGCCGGCACTTCGCCGAGGTCCTGCAGTACGTCGACGGTCACGCCGACGACCACTCTCGAGTCCTGCAGTTACACCTCGGCTGTTGTCTCCTCGGGCTCGCGATCATCGCGCTGGTCGGGCTCGGCCTTCCGGTGGTTTCGGCCCTCGATCCGATCCTCTCGAGCGTGCTAGTGTTGCTCGTCGTCGGCGCGAGCAGTCTCTATCAACTGCTTGCTTGA